The stretch of DNA AGGGCTGCACCGTGGCCGCCCTGACCGGCGATTTCACCCGGGCGGATCCGGCGCTCCGGCATATCTTCACCGAACAGGTGCGGCGCTATCGCGACCAGGTGGCGGCCATGGTGCCGGGCGCGGCGGCCGAGGGACAGGCGCTGTTCGCCTTTTCCGCCATGATCGGCGCCCTGCTGATGGCGCGGGCGGTTGACGACGAGGCGTTGTCGGATGAAATCCTGGCGGCGGCGCGGCGCCACCTGGCCGCCGCCATCGAGCCCGAATGATAAAAACCAAAGAGGAGAGCTGAATGACCCATCCCTTCGACCATAGCGGCCAGCATGTCTTCGTGGCCGGCGGCACCAGCGGCATCAATCTCGGCGTTGCCGAAGCCTATGCCGCTGCCGGCGCCAGGGTGACCGTGCTGTCGCGCAAGCAGGACAAGGTGGATGCCGCGGTCGCCCGCCTGAAGGCCCTGGGCGCCGAGGCCCAGGGCTTTGCCGGCGACGTGCGCGACCCCGCCCGCATCGAGGCGGTCTTTGCCGAGGCGGTGGCCGGCTTCGGCGACTTGAATGTGCTGATCTCGGGCGCCGCCGGCAATTTCCCGGCCCCGGCCCTGGGCATTTCCGCCAATGGCTTCAAGTCGGTGGTGGATATCGACCTGCTCGGCACCTTCCATGTCGTCAAGGCGGCGTTTCCGCACTTGAAGAAGCCGGGCGGCTCCATCGTCAATATCTCGGCGCCCCAGGCCTATATCCCGATGGATTTCCAGATGCATGTCTGCGCGGCCAAGGCCGGCGTCGATATGATCACCCGGGTCGGGGCGCTCGAATGGGGCGGCTTCGGCGTGCGGGTGAATTCGATCGTGCCCGGCCCGATCGAGGACACGGAAGGCATGGCCCGCCTGGCGCCGACGCCGGAAGCGCAGGAGGCCACCCGCCAGTCGGTGCCGCTCGGGCGCTATGGCACCAAGGCCGACATCGCCCATGCCTGCCTGTTCCTGTCCAGCCCCTATGGCACCTATATCTCGGGCGTGGTCCTGCCGGTCGACGGCGGCTGGAGCCTGGGCGGCGTCGCCGCCATGTCCGCCACCATGAAGAAGGCGCTCACCGGCGGCTGAGGCTGCCGGTGAGCGTCGGGGCGCCGGGCGCTTCCGCCTGCCGGAACAGGAAATCCTCCGGCAGGCCCAGGCGCCGGCAGGCGAGCTGGGGCGGCGTGTCCGTCATGATATGGGGCACGAAACGGGCCAGCGGGCGCAGCGCCGCGAAGGCCAGGGCTTCCTGCACCGGCCGGCGCGGGAAGCCCAGTTGGTCGCGGGCCCAGCGAGGCAGCAGGGCGATGCCGGCGGTGACCAGCAGGCCCTTGGAACTGCCGCCCGCCATGCCCGGGATGCTGCCCCGGCGGGCGATGGCGAGGAAATTGTCCAGTTCCGGCCGCCGGCTCAGGCGTGGCGCCCATTGGCGGATGAAATCCTCGGCCTCCCGGTGGCTTCTCGGCACGGCAAAACGGCCGTAGTCGCCGGCGACAGCGGCGGATTCGGCGACCAGCCGGTCGCGTTCCTCGGCGCTCAGGGGCCGGATCAGGCGATGATAGGCCTCGGCGAAGCCGAAGCCGGCGGTCAGATGGACGAAGGTCATGCGCGCCGGATCGAAGGCGGAATAACGGCTGCCGTCGTCCAGCGGCCCGCGCACCTTGGCGTGGCGCCGCGCCACTTCCTGCATCAGGGCCGCCTTGGCCGAGGTCGAGGCATAGGTCGAGGCCAGCGCCGCCGACAGGGTGCGCTGGGTGCGGCCCAGCGTATCGGCCTTATAGGTCGAATAAGTGTCCACCCCCTTGCCGATGCCTTCCTCCGCCATCTGCAGGATGACGGCCGGAATGGCGCCAAGGGCGAAGACGATCGGATTGGCCATCACCCGCCAGGTGACGCTGTCCGGCCCGCAATCGCCGGGATCGCCCGGCCCCGCCAGGTAATCGACGCGGAAGGCCGGATCGTCCGGCCGGTAGACCCGGTCCAGCGAGCGCCTTAGGCCGCCGTGGATCGGCAGTTTGGCGAATGCCCGTGCGGTCGCGTCCCCCAGTCCCATGATCGGCCCCTTCGGCTTGTTCAACGGGGACCAGCATGGCAAAGCCCGAATGTGACGAAAACTCGGCTTCCGGTCGTATTCCGGCAAGGCCCGGGGGCAAGGGCCAAGGGATTGGAATTATTGGCTTAATTGCCTGCGGCCGGGCTCAAGGGGCGGCCCGTGCCGGCCGCCGCCCCGGGGGCTCACTCGCCTTGGGGGCGGGCGGCCAGCACCGTGCGGATCGCCCCGGTCAGGGTGGCGATCTCGTCCGGCGTGGCGATGAAGGCGGGCGTCAGATAGACGATATTGCCGAAGGGCCGGACCCAGACGCCCGCCTCGACG from Zavarzinia compransoris encodes:
- a CDS encoding oxygenase MpaB family protein encodes the protein MGLGDATARAFAKLPIHGGLRRSLDRVYRPDDPAFRVDYLAGPGDPGDCGPDSVTWRVMANPIVFALGAIPAVILQMAEEGIGKGVDTYSTYKADTLGRTQRTLSAALASTYASTSAKAALMQEVARRHAKVRGPLDDGSRYSAFDPARMTFVHLTAGFGFAEAYHRLIRPLSAEERDRLVAESAAVAGDYGRFAVPRSHREAEDFIRQWAPRLSRRPELDNFLAIARRGSIPGMAGGSSKGLLVTAGIALLPRWARDQLGFPRRPVQEALAFAALRPLARFVPHIMTDTPPQLACRRLGLPEDFLFRQAEAPGAPTLTGSLSRR
- a CDS encoding SDR family oxidoreductase, whose protein sequence is MTHPFDHSGQHVFVAGGTSGINLGVAEAYAAAGARVTVLSRKQDKVDAAVARLKALGAEAQGFAGDVRDPARIEAVFAEAVAGFGDLNVLISGAAGNFPAPALGISANGFKSVVDIDLLGTFHVVKAAFPHLKKPGGSIVNISAPQAYIPMDFQMHVCAAKAGVDMITRVGALEWGGFGVRVNSIVPGPIEDTEGMARLAPTPEAQEATRQSVPLGRYGTKADIAHACLFLSSPYGTYISGVVLPVDGGWSLGGVAAMSATMKKALTGG